In a genomic window of Ranitomeya imitator isolate aRanImi1 chromosome 5, aRanImi1.pri, whole genome shotgun sequence:
- the LOC138680942 gene encoding uncharacterized protein: MQLVRELQEKNPHDFRNHLRMSEESFKHLLERITPLIQRKDTAMRAAIPADERLAVTLQFLATGRSLQDLHFSSAISRPLLSVLIPETCNAIFHSLRSYMQFPNTEEEWKKIASDFEQLWQFPNCGGALDGKHVRITQPPNSGSYFFNYKGYFSIILMALVNANYEFINVDVGMNGRVSDGGVLEHTLFGERLNNCDLHLPPNSETRGNLNFVFVGDEAFPLHPNLIKPFPPKSQTEERRIFNYRLSRARRVVENAFGIMANRFRVFHTPINMKLESIDSVVLACCVLHNFLCRRDALAYSPPGFMDSVGLVNGEVQLGEWRVNDPAIAGLQPLGPGRNTHDAKTCRDNYCQYFNGPGAVTWQHQNL, encoded by the coding sequence ATGCAACTTGTAAGAGAGCTTCAGGAGAAGAATCCTCATGATTTCCGCAACCATCTgcggatgtcagaggaatccttcaaacatttactggaaagaattactccactgattcaacggaaggatacagcgatgcgtgctgccatcccggcagatgaaagattggcagtcacgctgcaattcctggccaccgggcgctcgctgcaagacttgcatttttcttcagccatttcaaggcccctgctcagcgttctaattccagagacatgtaatgcgattttccacagtctacgtagctacatgcagttccccaacacggaggaggaatggaaaaagattgcctccgattttgagcagctttggcagttccctaactgtggtggggctttggacgggaAACATGTCCGGATCACTCAACCACCGAACAGCGGATCCTATTTCTTTAATTATAAGGGCTATTTCAGCATCATCCTGATGGCCCTTGTTAACGCGAATTACGAATTTATAAATGTAGATGTCGGCATGAACGGAAGGGTTTCCGATGGTGGTGTTTTAGAGCACACACTCTTTGGAGAGCGTTTGAACAACTGTGACCTTCACTTGCCTCCCAACTCTGAGACTAGAGGcaaccttaattttgtttttgtcggtgatgaggccttcccgctTCATCCCAATCTTATCAAACCGTTCCCCCCAAAAAGTCAAACAGAGGAAAGAAGAATTTTCAATTACCGCTTGTCAAGGGCACGTCGGGTTGTAGAAAATGCCTTCGGTATCATGGCCAATCGCTTCAGAGTTTTCCACACGCCTATTAACATGAAGCTTGAATCGATAGACTCCGTTGTTTTGGCTTGTTGCGTGCTTCACAACTTCCTTTGCCGTCGCGATGCATTGGCGTACAGTCCACCTGGCTTCATGGACTCTGTGGGCCTAGTAAATGGGGAAGTGCAGCTCGGTGAATGGCGCGTAAACGATCCCGCAATTGCAGGCCTTCAACCATTGGGACCTGGCAGAAACACCCACGATGCGAAGACCTGCCGAGACAACTACTGCCAATATTTTAACGGTCCTGGTGCTGTTACTTGGCAGCATCAGAACTTATAG
- the LOC138680941 gene encoding cell division cycle 5-like protein encodes MKRKAADDPRKLKPGEIDPNPKTKPARPDPVDMDEDELEMLSEARARLANTQGKKTKRKAREKQLEEARRLAALQKRRELREAGIEIQKKRKKKRGVDYNAAIPFQKKPARGFYDTSEENYDATSVAIFSALLQ; translated from the exons ATGAAGAGGAAGGCGGCTGATGACCCTCGGAAGCTAAAACCTGGAGAAATAGACCCGAATCCTAAGACCAAACCTGCCCGGCCTGACCCTGTGGATATGGATGAAG ATGAGCTTGAGATGTTGTCCGAGGCCAGAGCGCGTCTGGCCAACACCCAAGGGAAGAAGACCAAGAGGAAAGCACGAGAAAAGCAGCTGGAGGAAGCCAG ACGTTTGGCCGCTCTTCAGAAGAGGCGAGAGCTGCGAGAAGCCGGGATCGAGATACAGAAGAAGAGGAAAAAGAAGCGCGGGGTGGATTACAACGCTGCGATCCCCTTCCAGAAGAAGCCGGCCCGGGGCTTTTACGACACCTCGGAGGAGAACTATGATGCTACATCAGTTGCCATTTTTTCAGCTCTGCTGCAATAG